CCCTGGTATACGCTTTGGGACCTGCAATATCTGGTTTCCTGGTGGGTTTTGGATGGCACTGGGTATTTATAATAAACGTACCTGTGGCAGCCCTGGTGGTTCTCCTGGGTTACTACCTTTTACCTGCAAGTAAAACCACCGAGAAATACGCCAGTTTTGACTGGAAGGGTATGACCTTCCTGGGAGTAGCCATTGCATCCATTGCATATTTCATATTCAATCTCAGTGGAGAGGCATCAGCAACTATTCAATATTATACACTGGGCATATTCATCCTGGCCCTTATTGGATTCTGGTGGGTGGAAAGAAAAGCCCTTGAACCTATCCTTCCCATTGGTCTTTTAAAAAGGAAAGACACTCTTATAGCCAGCGTGGTTACCCTGGTGGGTTATCTGGCCATGGCTGGTACTTACTACTTTTCTACCTATGCATCCATGGCTTTCAGCCTCAGTTATTCAGCAGCAGCATACATGATACTGCCCATGACCATTGCCACCCTTATAACCACACCAGTAGTGGGTAAACTCCTGGATAAAGTAGGAGCCAAACCAATCATGGTGGTGGGTGGAGCCCTAACTGCCATTGGAATGCTGATCCTGAGTTACTCATCCAATCTGTACGTATTCGCATTTTCACTGGTACTAATTGGAATTGGGAATGCATCCATAGTTGGTAACGCCCTTTACTACATTTTCCTGGATGAAACTGGGAAATCAGAAAGAGCATCAGGCCAGGCCCTTTTAAACATACTCCTAAACACCGGATCACTTTTAGGGGGAGCGATTTTAGCTTCCGCTTTAGACTTCACTGCTTCTGGTGCTGCTTCATTCCGCCATGTTTACCTCTATCTGGCTGTGACTTACGTGGTCCTAACCGTTCTGTCACTGGGACTTAAAGGTAGCTTTTCCGGGAGTAAAAAATCAATAGAAGAAGAATAAAAAGAATTTCAAAAATAGAATTTCGGGCCGTTAAAAAAGCCCGATATATTTTATTTTTTATTTTATTTTCTAGATTTTTAATATAGTTGATTATGCCACTGTTATTTTATGATACTCCGGATTACTCTGAATCATTTTAAGATATTCATCAGAGGAAGGGAACCAGGATACATTAACATTCTCCAGATGTTCTTCTGCAGCACTTTTTGCCTGCAGTACTTCATCATAAGTGGGAGAACGCCACTTTACACCAGGTACAGGAACGTAACTGGTTATATGATAGGTGATTTGGGGATCAATTTTAGAAATAAATCGTGCAATATGGGAAATTTCATCATCTTCAACCAGCCCTGGGATGTAAACACTGCTGGCATCAACTTCAACTCCTCTATTAAAAAGTGTTTTGAAATTCTCCAGTACCGGTTTATGGGATTTACCAGTGCATTTCTGATAAAAATCTTCTGATAAACTCTTAATACTAACAGAAATAGCGTCGATACTTTTGGGAGGTAATTTGAATCCATTGGAGTGACCGATCTTGGTGTAAACACCTAATTCATTCTTTGTAAAATCAGTTATTTCAGATAGAAGCGGATATGTGGTTATTTCTCCCCCTACAAAATGTGCCCGTTCCATATCCAGTTCACCCAATACTTTTTTGATTTCCCCAATCTCTAAGAATTTGTCAGGTCTGGATTTTCCTCCCAATTTATACAAACACCAATCACAATTGAAGTTACAACCATAATTATGGAGATTGACTCTTTTAAATTCTTTTGAGTAAGTTATTTTATGTATTGCCATCAACACACCACTGAGTGGAATTATAAGTAGGTGATCCTGGAAAAAAATTTTCAAAGTCTGGTAGCACCTATTCCAGGATCGTGCTACCTTTATGTATTTAAGTATAAAAGCTTTACCATAGCAAACTTTTTAATGATGGTAGCACCATGTGAATATAGGGATTAAAACTAAATTAAAATGAAAATTGAGGTTTAATATGACAGTGGAAAGAGTGGGAGTATCTTTTGAACCAGAATTACTGGAGAAATTTGACACTCTCCTAAAAAGTAAGGGATACACCAACAGATCAGAGGCTATCCGGGACTTGGTGCGTAAATCAATCATCGAAGCCCATATTGAAGCAGAAGATGAAGATGTTATCGGGACCCTGACCATAATCTATGACCATGATGTGGGGGATGTTACCAATGAACTGCAGCATTTTCAGCACTTCCACCTATCTGAGATCATAGCCACCACCCATGTTCACGTGGAAAAACACAACTGTCTGGAAGTGCTGGTGGTTCGGGGGAAAGCCAGAAGTATTAAAAAACTGGCAGACCATATAAGAGCTATTAAGGGTGTTAAACATGGTGAACTGGTCATTACCAAATCATCAGTATAACAATTCTAAGATTGAATAAACCCTTAAATTACTCATTCTACACTTAATTTTATTTTAAATTCAGTAATAGAATTTGATGATATTTGACCATCTCACACAACCTTCCTAATTAAAACTGAGGTGTTGTTAACCTTTCCTGTGGGGAGGATCATAACTTCCTTGTGGAAGCCACGGGTTGCTTTTTCAGTGACTGGAGAGTAAAGAATAGCCCTCATACCAGTGTAAGTCCGGTATATAACTGGAGTGACTGTATCCACAACTTCCCAAACATTAGCAAACACTCTTTCCTTGGGTTCAGCCAGAGCCGCCACCATCACCACCGTGTAATCAATACTCCTTAAACTGGTCTCATCACCCCTAATAATCTCGATCTGGGATTCCAATCCCAGTTTTTCAATGACCTTCTGAGATAGTTCAGCCACCTCTGGCAATATCTCCACACTCACACATTGGGCATTGAAAATTTTGTTTAGAAGAATCAGGGTTAGTGGGAGTGGCCCTCCTCCAATAAAAACCACTTTTTGTTCTGGTGTGAATTTCACCAGCTGGTTTTCATTTCTCAAAAGGCCCTGATAACGGTTATAAAAATGGAATGATTCCAGTGTGGCCCAGGGATCATCTGACTTTAATATAGCCTCAGCATTTTCAGTTTCCAGTCTGGCCCCCAACCCTACGTAGAATTTTCTGATTAATGTGAGGGCTTCATTCATTTTTTCATCATCAAGGATGTGCTTGGCAGAGTCAAAATCAATAACCTGGTCATGTGCTATTTCTTCCACAGAATCCAGGAGAGGTATAATCTCATCCAGTGGCATTTCAATTAGGTTGTAGTCCCCATACTTTTTAAGTGAATTGGCTATTTCTTTTATTTTATCCCAGTACTTGTAACAGCTCATGTTAGATCTCCATTGAATCAAATTTAATATTTAGTTATAAAAAAATCAAATTTTCCTATCAATATTATTTGATCTAAAATCCATTTAACCTTAGCGGAAATTTTATATATCCTCAATTTAATTCTATTATTGTTTAATATAAAGAAATAGTTTAGTATTACTAACTACCTTTAACCCGCTTTAAAGTATTAATAGTGTTAAGAAAATTAATGGGAGAGAAAATCATGGGGTATTTTAAAGTAAAAAGCCTCCAAAAAGAGCATATTTTCCAAAATAATGTTCAAAAATTTCTTTTTAACAT
This window of the Methanobacterium sp. Maddingley MBC34 genome carries:
- a CDS encoding transcriptional regulator (CopG/Arc/MetJ DNA-binding and metal-binding domain containing protein) (PFAM: Ribbon-helix-helix protein, copG family; NikR C terminal nickel binding domain~TIGRFAM: nickel-responsive transcriptional regulator NikR), whose product is MTVERVGVSFEPELLEKFDTLLKSKGYTNRSEAIRDLVRKSIIEAHIEAEDEDVIGTLTIIYDHDVGDVTNELQHFQHFHLSEIIATTHVHVEKHNCLEVLVVRGKARSIKKLADHIRAIKGVKHGELVITKSSV
- a CDS encoding Nicotianamine synthase protein (PFAM: Nicotianamine synthase protein) — encoded protein: MSCYKYWDKIKEIANSLKKYGDYNLIEMPLDEIIPLLDSVEEIAHDQVIDFDSAKHILDDEKMNEALTLIRKFYVGLGARLETENAEAILKSDDPWATLESFHFYNRYQGLLRNENQLVKFTPEQKVVFIGGGPLPLTLILLNKIFNAQCVSVEILPEVAELSQKVIEKLGLESQIEIIRGDETSLRSIDYTVVMVAALAEPKERVFANVWEVVDTVTPVIYRTYTGMRAILYSPVTEKATRGFHKEVMILPTGKVNNTSVLIRKVV
- a CDS encoding pyruvate-formate lyase-activating enzyme (PFAM: Radical SAM superfamily): MKIFFQDHLLIIPLSGVLMAIHKITYSKEFKRVNLHNYGCNFNCDWCLYKLGGKSRPDKFLEIGEIKKVLGELDMERAHFVGGEITTYPLLSEITDFTKNELGVYTKIGHSNGFKLPPKSIDAISVSIKSLSEDFYQKCTGKSHKPVLENFKTLFNRGVEVDASSVYIPGLVEDDEISHIARFISKIDPQITYHITSYVPVPGVKWRSPTYDEVLQAKSAAEEHLENVNVSWFPSSDEYLKMIQSNPEYHKITVA
- a CDS encoding arabinose efflux permease family protein (PFAM: Major Facilitator Superfamily), which codes for MFDNLRTRILAVIFAGAILIAIDGSTISPILESIQKSFGVNESVITWIFNMEILFLLLATPIMAKLSDKYGRKNIYILNAVLFLLGTLIVSFSQSFEMLLIGRALQGIGAVLSVLAITIIGDYFDESRGTILGAFGVIIALVYALGPAISGFLVGFGWHWVFIINVPVAALVVLLGYYLLPASKTTEKYASFDWKGMTFLGVAIASIAYFIFNLSGEASATIQYYTLGIFILALIGFWWVERKALEPILPIGLLKRKDTLIASVVTLVGYLAMAGTYYFSTYASMAFSLSYSAAAYMILPMTIATLITTPVVGKLLDKVGAKPIMVVGGALTAIGMLILSYSSNLYVFAFSLVLIGIGNASIVGNALYYIFLDETGKSERASGQALLNILLNTGSLLGGAILASALDFTASGAASFRHVYLYLAVTYVVLTVLSLGLKGSFSGSKKSIEEE